The proteins below come from a single Brachyspira hampsonii genomic window:
- a CDS encoding bifunctional riboflavin kinase/FAD synthetase — translation MNRIINDFCKLPIKKDSIITIGKFDSVHRGHQKLIKYTVEYASKNNLISIAIVIKKKNVSIYNTDDNNALIKAMGINYIIVIDFLPEFYTMEAKEFFDKLIEYYRMKHIAVGADFAFGKDRMGDSAFLKKYSKECGIGVSFINFLNYKKNKISSSNIREALSNGDVVSVNKMLGREYSMSGLVVHGNALGRKIGYPTANLEIPKNIFIPKMGVYSSTVRIGNSDTVYKALTFIGISNINKELRVESHILDFSKMIYGKKITVVLLKYIRDNIKVNSINEVKKLLENDEKKIRKYFKRRTKQCLSQQTKKQK, via the coding sequence ATGAATCGAATTATCAATGATTTTTGCAAACTCCCTATAAAAAAAGATAGCATAATAACAATAGGAAAATTTGACAGTGTACATAGAGGTCATCAAAAGCTCATCAAATACACGGTCGAATACGCTAGTAAAAATAATCTAATATCAATAGCAATAGTTATCAAAAAGAAAAATGTATCAATATATAATACAGACGATAATAATGCCTTAATAAAAGCTATGGGGATTAATTATATAATTGTTATTGACTTTTTACCAGAATTTTATACAATGGAAGCTAAAGAGTTCTTTGACAAACTCATAGAGTATTATCGTATGAAGCATATCGCTGTAGGAGCTGATTTTGCATTTGGTAAAGATAGAATGGGAGATTCAGCTTTTTTAAAGAAATATTCTAAAGAATGCGGTATAGGAGTAAGTTTTATAAATTTTCTAAATTATAAAAAAAATAAAATATCAAGCTCTAATATCCGGGAAGCTCTTTCAAACGGCGATGTAGTTAGTGTAAATAAAATGCTAGGAAGAGAATATTCTATGAGCGGATTGGTAGTTCATGGAAATGCTTTAGGAAGAAAAATAGGCTACCCTACTGCTAATTTAGAAATACCTAAAAATATTTTTATACCTAAAATGGGTGTATACAGTTCCACTGTAAGAATAGGTAATTCTGATACTGTATATAAAGCTCTTACTTTTATAGGTATTAGCAATATTAATAAAGAACTAAGAGTAGAAAGCCATATATTAGATTTCTCTAAAATGATATACGGTAAAAAAATAACTGTTGTATTACTTAAATATATCAGAGATAATATTAAAGTAAACTCTATAAATGAAGTTAAAAAATTATTAGAAAATGATGAAAAAAAGATAAGAAAATATTTCAAAAGGAGAACAAAACAATGTCTATCACAGCAGACGAAAAAGCAAAAATAA